From Streptomyces chrestomyceticus JCM 4735, one genomic window encodes:
- a CDS encoding IclR family transcriptional regulator — translation MPPSSASTSAAKPAAAGGGVQSLERAFDLLERMADAGGEVGLSELSTSSGLPLPTIHRLMRTLVACGYVRQQPNRRYALGPRLIRLGESASRLLGTWARPYLARAVEETGETANMALLDGDEIVYVAQVPSRHAVRMFTEVGRRVLPHSTGVGKALLAGHPPEEVRALLGRTGMPAATEKTITDPDRFLDALEEVRRLGYAMDDNEQEIGVRCIAVPVPDSPTAAAISISGPTGRVTEASIDKIVPVLQEIAAELSVALANQNPA, via the coding sequence GTGCCGCCGTCCAGCGCCAGCACTTCCGCCGCCAAACCCGCAGCCGCCGGCGGTGGCGTCCAGTCCCTTGAGCGCGCCTTCGACCTGCTGGAGCGGATGGCCGACGCCGGTGGCGAGGTCGGTCTGAGCGAGCTGTCGACGAGCAGCGGACTGCCGTTGCCCACCATCCACCGGCTCATGCGCACCCTCGTGGCCTGCGGGTACGTCCGCCAGCAGCCGAACCGCCGGTACGCGCTCGGCCCCCGGCTGATCCGCCTCGGCGAGAGCGCCTCGCGCCTCCTCGGCACCTGGGCCCGGCCCTACCTGGCGCGCGCGGTCGAGGAGACCGGCGAGACCGCGAACATGGCGCTGCTGGACGGCGACGAGATCGTGTACGTGGCGCAGGTGCCGTCCCGGCACGCGGTGCGGATGTTCACCGAGGTCGGCCGGCGGGTGCTGCCGCACTCCACGGGCGTGGGCAAGGCGCTGCTGGCGGGCCACCCGCCGGAGGAGGTGCGCGCGCTGCTCGGCCGTACGGGCATGCCGGCCGCGACCGAGAAGACCATCACCGACCCGGACCGCTTCCTGGACGCCCTCGAAGAGGTCCGCCGGCTCGGGTACGCGATGGACGACAACGAGCAGGAGATCGGCGTCCGCTGCATCGCGGTGCCGGTGCCGGACTCCCCCACCGCGGCGGCCATCTCCATCTCCGGCCCGACCGGCCGGGTGACCGAGGCATCGATCGACAAGATCGTGCCGGTGCTCCAGGAGATCGCGGCCGAACTCTCCGTGGCGCTGGCCAACCAGAACCCGGCGTGA
- a CDS encoding DUF5955 family protein has translation MEQRQKHRRVAGAGDDPRAVALCGAVARLRRELALHPAELPDRTAADDELAALHALVSAGDPEVPRLRRSLLLIAGAVGSVSALAPALADVRDLIGMYGEAPRQF, from the coding sequence GTGGAGCAGAGGCAGAAGCACAGGCGAGTCGCAGGAGCCGGGGACGACCCACGGGCCGTCGCCCTGTGCGGGGCGGTGGCCCGGTTGCGCCGTGAACTGGCCCTCCACCCGGCGGAGTTGCCCGACCGTACGGCCGCCGACGACGAACTGGCCGCGCTGCACGCCCTGGTGAGCGCCGGTGACCCCGAGGTGCCCCGGCTGCGCCGTTCCCTGCTGCTGATCGCGGGAGCGGTCGGCTCGGTGTCCGCGCTGGCACCCGCCCTCGCGGACGTACGCGACCTGATCGGTATGTACGGGGAGGCGCCGCGCCAATTCTGA
- a CDS encoding NTP transferase domain-containing protein has translation MAHISSPAPDAPPVRRPVAGLLLAAGGGRRLGGRPKALLDFRGRPLVENAARVLREGGCGPVHIVLGAAAGAVRERADLAAYETAENPDWAQGMGSSLRVGLAALAGSGVGAALVSLVDQPGIGAAAVARVIAAYEGGAGLVAAAYGGKRGHPVLFAADRWAAVAAGASGDRGARAYLEEHAATLTLVECADVAEPYDIDTPRDLFRLASPGAPRAGEGQ, from the coding sequence ATGGCACACATCTCATCCCCCGCCCCGGACGCCCCACCCGTACGCCGCCCGGTCGCCGGGCTGCTGCTCGCCGCGGGCGGCGGGCGACGGCTGGGCGGCCGGCCCAAGGCCCTGCTGGATTTCCGCGGGCGGCCCCTGGTCGAGAACGCGGCCCGGGTCCTGCGGGAGGGCGGCTGCGGCCCGGTGCACATCGTCCTGGGCGCGGCGGCCGGAGCGGTACGGGAGCGGGCCGACCTCGCGGCGTACGAGACGGCCGAGAACCCGGACTGGGCCCAGGGCATGGGGTCCTCACTGCGCGTGGGGCTCGCCGCCCTGGCGGGCTCCGGGGTGGGCGCCGCGCTGGTCTCGCTGGTGGACCAGCCGGGCATCGGCGCGGCGGCGGTGGCGCGGGTGATCGCCGCGTACGAGGGCGGGGCCGGGCTGGTGGCGGCCGCGTACGGCGGGAAGCGCGGGCATCCGGTGCTGTTCGCGGCGGACCGGTGGGCGGCGGTCGCGGCCGGCGCCTCGGGTGACCGAGGGGCCCGTGCGTACCTGGAGGAGCATGCGGCCACCCTCACCCTGGTCGAGTGCGCGGACGTGGCCGAGCCGTACGACATCGACACGCCGCGGGACCTGTTCCGCCTGGCGTCACCGGGCGCGCCCCGGGCAGGCGAGGGACAGTGA
- the aceB gene encoding malate synthase A → MSAPAPSPLAVVDVGPGKAPARQDEILTEAALAFVAELHRRFTPRRDELLARRDARRAEIARTSSLDFLPETARIREDESWRVAPAPAALNDRRVEITGPTDRKMTINALNSGAKVWLADFEDASAPTWANVIGGQVNLIDAYERRIDFTDPGSGKSYALKPAEELATVVVRPRGWHLDERHLQLDGTPVPGALVDFGLYFFHNAQRLLDLGKGPYFYLPKTESHLEARLWNDIFVFAQDYVGIAQGTVRATVLIETITAAYEMEEILYELRDHASGLNAGRWDYLFSIVKNFRDGGEKFVLPDRNAVTMTAPFMRAYTELLVRTCHKRGAHAIGGMAAFIPNRRDPEANETALAKVRADKDREAGDGFDGSWVAHPDLVPVARASFDAVLGDRPHQKDRLREDVRVSAADLIAVDSLDAKPTYQGLVDAVRVGTRYIEAWLRGLGAVAIFGLMEDAATAEISRSQIWQWVDAGVVFENGEKATAGLVRKIADEELAAIRAEIGDEAFTAGTWQQAHDLLLKVALDTDYAAFLTLPAYELLD, encoded by the coding sequence ATGTCCGCACCAGCGCCGTCCCCGCTGGCCGTCGTCGATGTCGGCCCCGGCAAGGCCCCCGCCCGCCAGGACGAGATCCTCACGGAGGCCGCACTGGCCTTCGTCGCCGAACTCCACCGCCGGTTCACCCCGCGCCGCGACGAACTGCTCGCCCGCCGCGACGCGCGCCGCGCCGAGATCGCCCGCACCAGCAGCCTCGACTTCCTGCCGGAGACCGCCCGCATCCGCGAGGACGAGAGCTGGCGCGTCGCCCCGGCGCCCGCCGCGCTGAACGACCGCCGGGTGGAGATCACCGGCCCCACCGACCGCAAGATGACCATCAACGCGCTCAACTCCGGCGCGAAGGTCTGGCTCGCCGACTTCGAGGACGCCTCCGCCCCCACCTGGGCGAACGTCATCGGCGGCCAGGTGAACCTGATCGACGCCTACGAGCGCCGGATCGACTTCACCGACCCGGGGAGCGGCAAGTCCTACGCCCTGAAGCCCGCCGAGGAGCTGGCGACCGTCGTCGTCCGCCCGCGCGGCTGGCACCTCGACGAGCGCCACCTCCAGCTCGACGGCACCCCGGTCCCCGGCGCCCTGGTCGACTTCGGCCTGTACTTCTTCCACAACGCCCAGCGCCTGCTGGACCTCGGCAAGGGCCCGTACTTCTACCTGCCGAAGACCGAGTCGCACCTGGAGGCCCGCCTCTGGAACGACATCTTCGTCTTCGCGCAGGACTACGTCGGCATCGCGCAGGGCACCGTCCGCGCCACGGTCCTCATCGAGACCATCACCGCCGCGTACGAGATGGAGGAGATCCTCTACGAGCTGCGCGACCACGCCTCGGGCCTGAACGCCGGCCGCTGGGACTACCTGTTCTCCATCGTGAAGAACTTCCGCGACGGCGGCGAGAAGTTCGTGCTGCCGGACCGCAACGCGGTCACCATGACCGCGCCGTTCATGCGCGCGTACACCGAACTCCTCGTCCGCACCTGCCACAAGCGCGGCGCGCACGCGATCGGCGGCATGGCCGCGTTCATCCCCAACCGCCGTGACCCCGAGGCCAACGAGACCGCGCTGGCCAAGGTCCGCGCCGACAAGGACCGGGAGGCCGGCGACGGCTTCGACGGCTCCTGGGTCGCCCACCCCGACCTGGTGCCGGTCGCCCGCGCCTCCTTCGACGCGGTGCTCGGCGACCGGCCGCACCAGAAGGACCGGCTGCGCGAGGACGTCAGGGTCTCGGCCGCCGACCTCATCGCCGTCGACTCCCTGGACGCCAAACCCACCTACCAGGGCCTGGTGGACGCGGTCCGGGTCGGCACCCGCTACATCGAGGCATGGCTGCGCGGTCTCGGCGCGGTCGCCATCTTCGGCCTGATGGAGGACGCGGCCACCGCCGAGATCTCCCGGTCGCAGATCTGGCAGTGGGTGGACGCGGGCGTCGTGTTCGAGAACGGCGAGAAGGCCACCGCGGGCCTGGTCCGCAAGATCGCCGACGAGGAACTGGCCGCCATCCGCGCGGAGATCGGCGACGAGGCCTTCACCGCCGGCACCTGGCAGCAGGCCCACGACCTCCTCCTGAAGGTCGCCCTGGACACCGACTACGCCGCGTTCCTGACCCTGCCGGCGTACGAGCTGCTGGACTGA
- a CDS encoding VOC family protein — protein MTATQPIRTPDLRPVEAPRFDHLLHCVPDVAAAVRDYTAAGLPAHTNPVHEGFQNGAWRLDDRYVEILTVVDPETYALSAFGRATAQWQARIDALLAAGGGPLNFAVHVADSAATAERLRRAGHGTDVHDFSFLEGRVTFQEVMLTGSGVPPWAPFFITVRADPALRREHEASGRVDRGAFDLAGFLVETPDPHGAAAWLGALTGVPVDAGGTVVPLEGGRVHFAAGPADRITTLLLAGDRPPHTEIAGLRVRGAEAPPSP, from the coding sequence ATGACCGCGACTCAGCCGATCCGTACCCCGGATCTCCGCCCGGTCGAAGCGCCGCGCTTCGACCATCTGCTGCACTGCGTGCCGGACGTGGCCGCCGCCGTGCGGGACTACACGGCGGCCGGGCTGCCCGCGCACACCAATCCGGTGCACGAGGGCTTTCAGAACGGTGCCTGGCGGCTGGACGACCGGTACGTCGAAATCCTCACCGTCGTGGACCCGGAGACGTACGCGCTCTCCGCGTTCGGCCGGGCGACGGCGCAGTGGCAGGCCCGGATCGACGCGCTCCTGGCGGCCGGCGGCGGGCCGTTGAACTTCGCGGTGCACGTCGCGGACTCCGCCGCCACGGCCGAGCGGCTGCGCCGCGCGGGCCACGGCACCGATGTGCACGACTTCTCCTTCCTGGAGGGGCGGGTCACCTTCCAGGAGGTGATGCTGACGGGCTCCGGCGTGCCGCCCTGGGCCCCGTTCTTCATCACCGTCCGCGCCGACCCCGCGCTCCGCCGCGAGCACGAGGCGTCCGGCCGCGTCGACCGCGGCGCCTTCGACCTCGCCGGGTTCCTCGTCGAGACGCCCGACCCGCACGGCGCCGCCGCCTGGCTCGGCGCGCTCACCGGCGTCCCGGTGGACGCGGGCGGCACCGTCGTACCGCTCGAAGGCGGCCGGGTGCACTTCGCCGCCGGGCCCGCCGACCGCATCACCACCCTGCTGCTGGCCGGGGACCGGCCGCCGCACACCGAGATCGCCGGGCTGCGGGTGCGCGGAGCGGAGGCCCCGCCGTCGCCGTGA
- a CDS encoding SCO5918 family protein yields the protein MRVTIAGVFFYLQAIEVEQKMNAVEPEPIHGDSVVVGSVAYPVKQVGRIVTGQDPRDFSAGEMVRALRRLGFTCKPRPASPEPTALL from the coding sequence ATGCGTGTCACCATCGCCGGCGTCTTCTTCTACCTTCAGGCGATCGAGGTGGAGCAGAAGATGAACGCGGTCGAACCGGAGCCCATCCACGGTGACTCCGTGGTCGTCGGTTCCGTCGCCTATCCCGTCAAGCAGGTCGGCCGTATCGTCACCGGCCAGGACCCGCGGGACTTCAGCGCCGGGGAGATGGTGCGGGCGCTGCGCCGGCTCGGCTTCACCTGCAAGCCGCGGCCCGCGTCACCGGAGCCGACCGCTCTCCTGTGA